A section of the Dermacoccus nishinomiyaensis genome encodes:
- a CDS encoding MerR family transcriptional regulator, whose protein sequence is MPKQKTQEPFVSPCGKALHSIQDAAECHAASERVIFAAIKSGELPAVQHPGTKWSITCEDLFEWRRQYGTPNRAELERAS, encoded by the coding sequence ATGCCTAAGCAGAAGACCCAGGAGCCGTTTGTTAGCCCGTGCGGGAAGGCGCTGCACAGCATCCAGGACGCGGCCGAGTGTCACGCGGCGTCGGAGCGGGTGATCTTCGCGGCGATCAAGTCGGGCGAGCTGCCGGCGGTGCAGCATCCCGGCACGAAGTGGTCGATCACGTGCGAGGACTTGTTCGAGTGGCGCCGCCAGTACGGCACCCCGAACCGCGCCGAACTGGAGCGTGCGTCATGA
- a CDS encoding ParB N-terminal domain-containing protein yields MLYQFLPRLSDDEYTSLEKSIREHGIQVPIVVDENGSVIDGHHRKEIADRLGLPCPRNTARDLDETGKRTLACSLNLDRRHLNREQKREVIAKSLMADPQLSDRQHAERVGASPTTVGNLRSTLEEMGELSKLDSRLSADGRERPATRPTPAADYVTDQAADYVTDQADLDTALADAGFDTPDADSPPAHSASSPNGKQYTRPEPQTPRRAPLPDAFWRATYDLTKVTERLGRLTQDDRFPQNAEKVATANRSDLLRASDLLHQVIDSIPEI; encoded by the coding sequence ATGCTGTACCAGTTCCTCCCCCGCCTCTCGGACGACGAATACACGTCGCTCGAGAAGTCGATCCGCGAGCACGGCATTCAGGTGCCGATCGTTGTCGACGAGAACGGCTCGGTCATCGACGGGCACCACCGCAAGGAGATCGCCGACCGCCTCGGTCTGCCGTGCCCTCGCAACACGGCACGCGACCTCGACGAGACGGGCAAGCGCACCCTCGCCTGCAGCCTCAACCTCGACCGGCGCCACCTCAACCGCGAGCAGAAGCGCGAAGTCATCGCGAAGTCACTGATGGCTGACCCGCAGCTCTCCGACCGGCAGCACGCCGAACGCGTCGGCGCGAGCCCGACGACGGTGGGCAACCTGCGGTCGACGCTCGAGGAAATGGGTGAACTGTCCAAGTTGGACAGTCGCCTCTCCGCCGATGGACGCGAGCGCCCCGCGACACGGCCCACCCCAGCCGCCGACTACGTCACCGACCAGGCCGCCGACTACGTCACCGACCAGGCCGACCTCGACACCGCGCTCGCGGACGCCGGGTTCGATACGCCGGACGCAGACTCGCCCCCAGCCCACTCGGCTTCCAGCCCCAACGGCAAGCAGTACACGCGCCCCGAACCGCAGACGCCGCGCCGCGCGCCCCTACCCGACGCATTCTGGCGCGCAACCTACGACCTCACAAAGGTCACCGAACGACTCGGACGCCTCACCCAAGACGACCGATTCCCCCAGAACGCGGAAAAGGTCGCCACAGCGAACCGCAGCGACCTTCTCCGAGCAAGCGACCTGCTCCACCAGGTCATCGATTCCATCCCTGAAATCTGA
- a CDS encoding helix-turn-helix domain-containing protein, which yields METTRMMFARAVNVRLEQIGLSKGEFAAKLGISQATLSNRLAGRRRLDTDHMDSMAQALGFKDAFAFIAYAKSLDEMAAA from the coding sequence ATGGAAACAACACGGATGATGTTTGCCCGGGCAGTCAATGTCCGCCTCGAACAGATCGGACTCAGCAAGGGAGAGTTCGCAGCCAAGCTCGGCATCAGCCAGGCCACCCTCTCCAACCGTCTCGCCGGCCGCCGTCGCCTCGACACCGACCACATGGACTCGATGGCGCAGGCCCTCGGCTTCAAAGACGCGTTTGCCTTTATCGCATATGCGAAGAGTCTCGACGAAATGGCAGCGGCATGA
- a CDS encoding helix-turn-helix domain-containing protein: protein MVKNEQMRAQGQFSRQISRFIAGMLRERDVKQREVAERLERTQAYVSERVNGKRSWTLDELDSISSLLGFTSGLSMLEEVAERARLTRQRTDELAARRDKAGLSVPPRNLRAVADSNVGADEEVEGRQEEP, encoded by the coding sequence ATGGTGAAAAACGAGCAGATGCGCGCGCAGGGCCAGTTCTCCAGGCAGATCAGCCGCTTCATCGCGGGGATGCTGCGGGAGCGCGACGTGAAGCAGCGCGAAGTGGCCGAGCGGCTGGAGCGCACTCAGGCGTACGTGTCCGAGCGCGTCAACGGTAAGCGTTCATGGACGCTTGACGAGCTGGACAGCATCTCAAGCCTCCTGGGCTTCACGTCCGGCCTGAGCATGCTGGAGGAGGTGGCGGAGCGCGCACGCCTCACGCGGCAGCGCACCGACGAGCTCGCCGCTCGCCGCGACAAGGCGGGGTTGTCGGTGCCGCCTCGTAACCTCAGGGCCGTTGCCGACTCGAACGTCGGCGCAGACGAAGAGGTCGAGGGACGCCAGGAGGAACCGTGA
- a CDS encoding ImmA/IrrE family metallo-endopeptidase — MIEIAELVLLAEAMGVHVEWGRDLPVPAEYDHARRVIRMADGRGDCVTRCSLAHELGHAALHHEPDDDYLAQERSANMYAAKLLISEDAYRRAERIVGHDPRALAKELDVTLVMVVAWRMCHKAA, encoded by the coding sequence GTGATCGAGATCGCCGAGTTGGTGCTGCTTGCCGAGGCGATGGGGGTACACGTCGAGTGGGGGCGCGACCTGCCGGTGCCGGCCGAGTATGACCACGCGCGGCGCGTCATCCGCATGGCCGACGGGCGCGGCGACTGTGTCACGCGATGCAGCCTCGCGCACGAGCTCGGGCACGCCGCGCTCCACCATGAGCCGGACGATGACTACCTGGCGCAGGAGCGCAGCGCGAACATGTACGCGGCGAAGCTACTGATCAGCGAGGACGCCTACCGTCGCGCCGAGCGCATCGTCGGTCACGACCCGCGCGCCTTGGCGAAGGAACTCGACGTCACGCTCGTCATGGTCGTCGCGTGGAGGATGTGCCACAAGGCCGCATGA
- a CDS encoding Ltp family lipoprotein: MKKLAALAALPLFALTACSSGSSDATKTVTVSATPSGAASPSDTPSSATNTPTDAADDTTATTETDDSAETQTATSDATEAASTSDYPTSDTADTPGTEAADTTTSDGPTDEATSESPADTPATTAETPAAGGQVDSAISSARSYLAYSAFSKQGLIDQLSSPYGEKYPLSVATQAVNSLTDVDWNEQAVKSAQSYLKTQAFSCAGLTDQLSSAYGEKFTPAQAAYGASQTSACK, translated from the coding sequence ATGAAGAAGCTCGCCGCGCTCGCAGCCCTGCCCCTGTTCGCCCTCACCGCCTGCTCGAGCGGATCGAGTGACGCGACCAAGACCGTCACCGTCAGCGCGACACCGTCAGGCGCCGCATCCCCGAGTGATACGCCATCGAGCGCAACGAACACACCGACCGATGCTGCGGACGACACCACCGCAACCACCGAGACGGACGATTCGGCGGAAACGCAAACCGCAACGAGCGACGCCACCGAAGCCGCGAGCACGAGCGACTACCCGACCAGCGACACCGCCGACACGCCAGGAACCGAAGCGGCGGACACGACGACAAGCGACGGCCCCACCGACGAAGCCACAAGCGAATCCCCCGCCGATACCCCAGCCACAACCGCCGAAACGCCAGCGGCCGGCGGACAAGTCGACTCCGCGATATCGTCCGCGCGCAGCTACCTCGCCTACTCGGCGTTCTCCAAGCAGGGGTTGATCGATCAACTCTCGTCACCCTACGGCGAGAAGTACCCACTGTCGGTCGCCACCCAGGCCGTCAACTCGCTGACGGACGTTGACTGGAACGAGCAGGCCGTTAAGTCCGCCCAGAGCTATCTCAAGACGCAGGCCTTCTCGTGCGCCGGGCTGACCGATCAGCTCTCGTCGGCCTATGGCGAGAAGTTCACGCCCGCCCAGGCTGCGTACGGCGCTTCACAGACGTCGGCCTGCAAGTAA
- a CDS encoding potassium channel family protein has protein sequence MSNAPWVSTGPASSGEGAREKWQETTRVPLGILALVFIASYAAPILRPSLPTDVILTFHALNVITYLAFVGDYFARLHLSRDRRGFLRHSGLDVLVLVLPALQPLRTMQLIALLRLLDKRLGRTLRGRIVAYLGFATLTVLLLGALAVLDAERKAPGANIHTFGDALWWATTTITTVGYGEHHPVTPSGRVVAACLMFSGIALFSVVTGSVASWILDRVREEDGEVAADDRMRDEVEALTHEIRALRADVAELRGRTASHRAAAPESDDIL, from the coding sequence ATGAGCAACGCGCCGTGGGTGAGCACCGGCCCGGCATCATCCGGTGAAGGCGCGCGGGAGAAGTGGCAGGAGACGACGCGCGTCCCTCTCGGCATCCTGGCGCTCGTCTTCATCGCCTCGTATGCCGCACCCATTCTCCGGCCGAGCCTGCCGACCGATGTCATCCTGACGTTCCATGCACTCAACGTCATCACCTACCTCGCGTTCGTCGGTGACTACTTCGCGCGCCTCCACCTCTCCCGCGACCGTCGCGGCTTCCTGCGCCACTCCGGGCTTGACGTGCTCGTCCTCGTCCTGCCCGCGCTGCAACCGCTGCGCACGATGCAGCTCATCGCCCTGCTGCGGCTGCTCGACAAGCGCCTCGGACGCACCCTGCGCGGCCGCATCGTCGCCTACCTCGGGTTCGCGACGCTGACGGTGCTGTTGCTCGGCGCACTCGCCGTCCTCGACGCCGAACGCAAGGCGCCGGGCGCCAACATCCACACCTTCGGCGACGCCCTGTGGTGGGCGACGACGACGATCACGACGGTCGGCTACGGCGAGCACCACCCCGTGACACCGAGCGGACGTGTCGTCGCCGCCTGCCTCATGTTCAGCGGCATCGCGCTGTTCAGTGTCGTCACGGGTTCGGTGGCGTCATGGATCCTCGATCGCGTCCGCGAGGAGGACGGCGAGGTCGCCGCCGACGACCGCATGCGCGACGAGGTCGAAGCACTCACCCATGAGATCCGAGCCCTGCGCGCCGACGTCGCGGAACTACGGGGCCGGACGGCGTCGCACCGGGCCGCAGCGCCCGAGAGCGACGACATCCTCTGA
- a CDS encoding DUF3145 domain-containing protein, with the protein MSMTRVMTRGVVFVHSTPAALCPHIEWALESVLGADVNLEWTQQPVAPGLVRSEFSWSGEPGSGAKLASALRGWDHVRYEVTEEPSPGNDGSRWSHTPNLGIHHTWTSASGDAVVSEDRLRSALVASQGDPEEFRAEMAELLGTAWDQELEPFRYAGDGAPVRWLHRVG; encoded by the coding sequence ATGTCGATGACTCGCGTCATGACGCGCGGGGTGGTTTTCGTGCACTCCACCCCCGCTGCGCTGTGCCCTCACATCGAGTGGGCGCTCGAGAGCGTCCTCGGCGCCGACGTCAACCTCGAGTGGACGCAGCAGCCCGTCGCGCCGGGCCTCGTGCGCAGCGAGTTCAGCTGGAGCGGCGAACCAGGCAGCGGCGCAAAGCTCGCGAGCGCGCTGCGCGGCTGGGATCACGTGCGCTACGAAGTCACCGAAGAACCCTCACCCGGCAACGACGGCTCACGCTGGTCGCACACCCCGAACCTCGGCATCCACCACACGTGGACGTCGGCGAGCGGCGACGCCGTCGTCAGCGAGGACCGCCTGCGCAGCGCCCTCGTCGCGAGCCAGGGCGACCCTGAGGAGTTCCGGGCCGAGATGGCCGAGCTGCTCGGCACCGCCTGGGACCAGGAGCTCGAGCCCTTCCGCTACGCCGGCGACGGCGCTCCCGTGCGCTGGCTGCACCGCGTCGGCTGA
- a CDS encoding acyl-CoA carboxylase subunit beta: MNALTATAPAEADVDPRDPYRRLENFLDAGSVDVIAEVERSGFVSARGTADGTPVVVFCSDARVQGGAMGVEGCKAIVEAYEIALAENLPVIGLWHSGGARLAEGVVSLHAVGEVFAIMTRASGKIPQISVVIGAAAGGAAYGPALTDVVIMADQGRIFVTGPDVVRSVTGENVDAARLGGPEPHGRRSGVVHVVTATEDEAFERGRLLASLMANQGEFDLGSLEERDLGATFPENPKRAYDVHPLVDDLFDDAGEQVELHAKWAPNIVTSLGRLGGRTVGVIANNPMRLGGCLDSPAAEKTSRFVRMCDAFGIPLVVLVDVPGYLPGVGQEWDGVVRRGAKLLHAFAEAVVPRVTLVTRKTYGGAYIAMNSRSLGATRVFAWPSAEVAVMGHVAAVRILHRRRLAEVDEAARPRVEEELAAEHAVLAGGLERAQEIGVVDEVVEPAETRGALASALAAAPARRGQHGNIPL; encoded by the coding sequence ATGAACGCCCTCACCGCCACCGCGCCGGCCGAGGCCGACGTCGACCCGCGCGACCCGTATCGCCGCCTCGAGAACTTCCTCGACGCCGGCAGCGTCGACGTCATCGCCGAGGTCGAGCGCTCCGGCTTCGTCTCCGCTCGCGGCACCGCCGACGGCACGCCCGTCGTCGTGTTCTGCTCCGACGCGCGGGTGCAGGGCGGCGCGATGGGTGTCGAGGGGTGCAAGGCGATCGTCGAGGCCTACGAGATCGCCCTCGCCGAGAACCTGCCCGTCATCGGGCTGTGGCACTCCGGCGGTGCGCGACTGGCCGAGGGCGTCGTCAGCCTGCATGCCGTCGGCGAGGTGTTCGCCATCATGACGCGGGCGTCGGGCAAGATCCCGCAGATCTCCGTGGTCATCGGCGCCGCCGCCGGTGGTGCCGCCTACGGGCCGGCGCTGACGGACGTGGTCATCATGGCCGATCAGGGCCGCATCTTCGTGACGGGCCCCGACGTCGTGCGCTCGGTGACGGGCGAGAACGTCGACGCCGCACGCCTCGGCGGGCCCGAACCGCACGGTCGACGCTCGGGCGTGGTCCACGTCGTCACGGCCACAGAGGATGAGGCCTTCGAGCGAGGCCGTCTGCTCGCCTCGCTCATGGCGAATCAGGGCGAGTTCGACCTCGGATCGCTCGAAGAGCGCGACCTCGGCGCCACGTTCCCCGAGAACCCGAAGCGCGCCTACGACGTGCACCCCCTCGTCGACGACCTGTTCGACGATGCGGGTGAGCAGGTCGAGCTGCACGCGAAGTGGGCGCCCAACATCGTCACCTCGCTCGGGCGCCTCGGCGGGCGCACCGTCGGCGTCATCGCGAACAACCCGATGCGTCTCGGCGGGTGCCTCGACTCCCCCGCCGCGGAGAAGACGTCCCGTTTCGTGCGCATGTGCGACGCGTTCGGCATCCCCCTCGTCGTGCTCGTCGACGTCCCCGGCTACCTGCCTGGCGTCGGTCAGGAGTGGGACGGCGTGGTGCGCCGCGGCGCGAAGCTGCTGCACGCGTTCGCCGAGGCGGTCGTGCCGCGCGTGACGCTCGTGACGCGCAAGACGTACGGCGGCGCGTACATCGCGATGAACAGCCGCTCCCTCGGCGCGACGCGCGTGTTCGCGTGGCCGAGCGCGGAGGTCGCCGTCATGGGTCACGTCGCTGCCGTGCGCATCCTGCACCGTCGCCGGCTCGCGGAGGTCGACGAGGCCGCGCGTCCCCGGGTCGAGGAGGAACTAGCCGCCGAGCATGCCGTGCTCGCGGGTGGACTGGAACGCGCCCAGGAGATCGGTGTCGTCGACGAGGTCGTCGAGCCGGCCGAGACGCGCGGAGCGCTCGCTTCGGCACTGGCCGCCGCACCCGCGCGTCGCGGGCAGCACGGCAACATCCCACTGTGA
- the fabF gene encoding beta-ketoacyl-ACP synthase II gives MTPNRDARIVVTGIGATTPLGGTAPETWDALLAGRSGARALPAEWLEQFELPVTFAASIAQDPAEVLTKVETRRMDRSAQYALIAGREAWADAGSPEVEPERLAVAFGTGIGGVTTLLDQWDVMREKGPRRVYPLTVPMLMPNTSAGNLSLEFGARAGAHTTVSACASGAEAMGLAIDIIRSGRADVVIAGGTEAPMHPLPFAGFAAMKALSTRNDDPQAASRPYDTGRDGFVMGEGAAVVVLESEEHAKARGTRIYAELASIGMSADAHHITAPEPEGAGAKRAMRQAVDAAGLTPADICHINAHATSTPVGDVAEANAIRAAFGADADHMAVAATKSMTGHLLGAAGALEAVITVLSVHHRLVPAAINIDDLDPAIDLDVVRSEARTLPEGDIAALNNSFGFGGHNVALTIRSAS, from the coding sequence ATGACCCCGAACCGCGACGCCCGCATCGTCGTCACCGGCATCGGTGCGACGACCCCGCTCGGCGGCACCGCACCCGAGACGTGGGACGCCCTGCTCGCCGGTCGTTCCGGTGCTCGCGCGCTGCCCGCCGAATGGCTGGAGCAGTTCGAGCTGCCCGTGACGTTCGCCGCGTCCATCGCCCAGGACCCGGCCGAGGTGCTGACGAAGGTCGAGACGCGCCGCATGGACCGCAGCGCCCAGTACGCGCTCATCGCAGGGCGCGAGGCGTGGGCAGACGCGGGCAGCCCCGAGGTGGAGCCGGAGCGACTCGCAGTCGCGTTCGGCACCGGCATCGGCGGGGTGACGACGCTGCTCGACCAGTGGGATGTCATGCGCGAGAAGGGCCCGCGTCGCGTGTACCCGCTGACGGTGCCGATGCTCATGCCCAACACCTCTGCGGGCAACCTGTCGCTCGAGTTCGGTGCGCGCGCAGGCGCCCACACGACCGTCTCCGCGTGCGCCTCCGGCGCCGAGGCGATGGGTCTCGCGATCGACATCATCCGCTCGGGCCGCGCCGACGTCGTCATCGCCGGCGGCACCGAGGCGCCGATGCACCCGCTGCCGTTCGCCGGGTTCGCGGCGATGAAGGCCCTCTCGACGCGCAACGACGACCCGCAGGCCGCCTCCCGCCCGTACGACACTGGCCGTGACGGCTTCGTCATGGGCGAGGGTGCTGCGGTCGTCGTGCTCGAGTCCGAGGAGCACGCGAAGGCGCGCGGCACGCGGATCTACGCCGAGCTCGCGAGCATCGGCATGTCCGCCGACGCCCACCACATCACCGCGCCCGAACCCGAGGGTGCCGGTGCCAAGCGGGCGATGCGTCAGGCCGTCGATGCCGCCGGTCTGACGCCCGCCGACATCTGCCACATCAACGCCCACGCAACCTCGACGCCCGTCGGTGACGTCGCCGAGGCGAACGCGATCCGCGCCGCGTTCGGCGCCGACGCCGACCACATGGCGGTGGCCGCGACGAAGTCGATGACGGGTCACCTGCTCGGCGCTGCGGGCGCGCTGGAGGCCGTCATCACGGTGCTGTCGGTGCACCACCGCCTCGTTCCGGCGGCCATCAACATCGACGACCTCGACCCCGCCATCGACCTCGACGTCGTGCGCAGCGAGGCCCGCACGCTGCCCGAGGGCGACATCGCGGCCCTCAACAACTCGTTCGGCTTCGGCGGCCACAACGTCGCCCTCACGATTCGGAGCGCCTCATGA
- a CDS encoding acyl carrier protein — MAASEQEILAGLAEIVNEETGIDAASVQSDKSFTDDLDIDSLSMMTIVVNAEEKFGVRIPDEEVKNLVTVGDAVSYIKNAQA; from the coding sequence ATGGCTGCTTCCGAGCAGGAGATCCTCGCCGGCCTCGCCGAGATCGTCAACGAGGAGACCGGCATCGACGCCGCCTCCGTGCAGAGCGACAAGTCGTTCACCGACGACCTCGACATCGACTCGCTGTCGATGATGACGATCGTCGTCAACGCCGAGGAGAAGTTCGGCGTCCGCATCCCCGACGAAGAGGTCAAGAACCTCGTCACCGTCGGCGACGCCGTCAGCTACATCAAGAACGCCCAGGCCTGA
- a CDS encoding beta-ketoacyl-ACP synthase III has protein sequence MKALAQRTGAQYTRILGFGGYRPQRLVPNSEIVEAIDSSDEWIQERSGVRTRHFARDDETMLDMAESAARDAIARSGVDPATIDGVILGSVTHDMFTPAAAPMLADRLGLDSPVAFDLSAACAGYCHGIGVASDLVRAGSASTVLVLGAERLTSVLDPSDRGTAFIFGDGAGAAIVGASDHVGIGPTIWGSDGAAWEAIRPNVLEDGSPGPTITMQGQSVFRWAVWSMAPVALRAIDAAGLSVDDIDVFIPHQANVRIIDAMAKQMKLPERVVIARDIVDTANTSAASVPLAAERLVREGQAKSGDLALQIGFGAGLAYAAQVVEIP, from the coding sequence GTGAAGGCCCTCGCGCAGCGCACCGGCGCGCAGTACACCCGCATCCTCGGTTTCGGCGGTTACCGCCCGCAGCGGCTCGTGCCGAACAGCGAGATCGTCGAGGCCATCGACTCCTCCGACGAGTGGATCCAGGAGCGCTCCGGTGTCCGCACGCGTCATTTCGCGCGCGACGACGAGACGATGCTCGACATGGCCGAGTCGGCGGCGCGCGACGCGATCGCACGCTCCGGTGTCGACCCGGCGACGATCGACGGCGTCATCCTCGGCTCGGTCACGCACGACATGTTCACGCCCGCCGCTGCGCCGATGCTCGCGGATCGACTGGGGCTGGACTCCCCCGTCGCGTTCGACCTGTCCGCCGCCTGCGCCGGGTACTGCCACGGCATCGGTGTCGCCTCCGACCTCGTGCGGGCCGGTAGCGCGAGCACTGTCCTCGTCCTCGGCGCCGAGCGCCTGACGTCCGTGCTCGATCCGAGCGACCGCGGCACCGCCTTCATCTTCGGTGACGGCGCGGGCGCGGCGATCGTCGGCGCGAGCGACCACGTCGGCATCGGCCCGACGATCTGGGGCAGTGACGGAGCGGCGTGGGAGGCCATCCGCCCCAACGTGCTCGAGGACGGCTCGCCCGGCCCGACGATCACGATGCAAGGTCAGAGCGTCTTCCGCTGGGCGGTGTGGAGCATGGCTCCCGTCGCGCTGCGCGCCATCGACGCCGCGGGCCTGAGCGTCGACGACATCGACGTGTTCATCCCGCATCAGGCGAACGTCCGCATCATCGACGCCATGGCCAAGCAGATGAAGCTACCCGAACGCGTCGTCATCGCGCGCGACATCGTCGACACGGCCAACACGTCCGCCGCGTCGGTGCCGCTCGCCGCCGAACGACTCGTGCGCGAGGGGCAGGCCAAGAGCGGCGATCTCGCGCTGCAGATCGGTTTCGGCGCGGGCCTCGCCTACGCGGCGCAGGTCGTCGAGATCCCCTGA
- a CDS encoding acyltransferase domain-containing protein: MLAIVCPGQGSQTPGFLRPWLELPEFHSRMAWLSACAGMDLVHLGTEGDAETIKDTAVAQPLIVGSGLVSMLALFAHPVDGFRSVGVGAGHSVGEITAAASAGVLSAEQAMVFVRERGAGMAQASAVTPTGMAAVVGGEAKDVVSHLEALGLTPANMNGSGQIVAAGTLEQIERLKAEPPAKARVIPLQVAGAFHTEHMTPAVERLSVFARAISTHDPRIPLVSNKDGLVVHDGTRVLRRLVSQVSNPVRWDLTMETFKAMGVTGLIEVPPAGTLTGLAKRALPGVETLALKTPDDLDAAHRMVREHGQVDTDLEPAWRLVIAPAKGTIERAPLDEGDTITPGETIGQVVTARDAYNVVAPHGGRIIEWLVSEGDPVSPGQPLVRLHPKEAQ; this comes from the coding sequence GTGCTAGCGATCGTGTGCCCCGGACAGGGCTCTCAGACCCCCGGTTTCCTCCGCCCTTGGCTCGAGCTGCCAGAGTTTCACTCCCGCATGGCGTGGCTGTCGGCCTGCGCCGGGATGGATCTCGTCCACCTCGGCACCGAGGGTGACGCGGAGACCATCAAGGACACCGCCGTCGCACAGCCCCTCATCGTCGGGAGCGGCCTCGTCTCGATGCTCGCGCTGTTCGCCCACCCCGTCGACGGATTCCGTTCCGTCGGTGTCGGCGCCGGCCACAGCGTCGGTGAGATCACTGCCGCGGCCTCGGCCGGCGTCCTGAGCGCCGAGCAGGCCATGGTCTTCGTCCGCGAGCGCGGTGCGGGCATGGCGCAGGCCTCGGCCGTCACGCCGACCGGCATGGCCGCCGTCGTCGGCGGCGAGGCGAAGGACGTCGTCAGCCACCTCGAAGCCCTCGGCCTCACGCCGGCCAACATGAACGGTTCCGGTCAGATCGTCGCGGCCGGCACCCTCGAGCAGATCGAGCGGCTCAAGGCCGAGCCGCCGGCGAAGGCACGCGTGATCCCGCTCCAGGTCGCGGGTGCCTTCCACACCGAGCACATGACGCCGGCCGTGGAGCGGCTCAGTGTCTTCGCGCGGGCCATCTCGACGCACGACCCTCGCATCCCCCTCGTGTCGAACAAGGACGGGCTCGTCGTCCACGACGGCACGCGGGTGCTGCGCCGCCTCGTCAGCCAGGTGAGCAACCCGGTGCGCTGGGATCTGACGATGGAGACGTTCAAGGCGATGGGCGTGACGGGCCTCATCGAGGTGCCGCCGGCCGGCACCCTGACGGGCCTCGCCAAGCGTGCCCTGCCTGGTGTCGAGACCCTGGCGCTCAAGACCCCCGACGACCTCGACGCGGCGCACCGCATGGTGCGCGAGCACGGCCAGGTCGACACCGATCTCGAACCCGCGTGGCGACTCGTCATCGCGCCGGCCAAGGGGACGATCGAGCGCGCGCCCCTCGACGAGGGCGACACCATCACCCCCGGCGAGACGATCGGACAGGTCGTCACGGCGCGCGACGCGTACAACGTCGTCGCGCCGCACGGCGGGCGCATCATCGAGTGGCTCGTCAGTGAGGGCGACCCTGTCTCTCCCGGCCAGCCCCTCGTGCGTCTTCATCCGAAGGAGGCGCAGTGA
- a CDS encoding PucR family transcriptional regulator: MAEPRVPSRESLTAMRRGVGAMATSAAARVEADHAWFAALSAEDRSWIGVIAHGGITSFLSWLENPHVEGAGAIDVFADAPSELTRSISLEQTLDLLRTVIEIVEDEAPALARADERAAVREAVLRYSREVAFGAAHVYARAAESRGAWDARLESLVVDAVVRGEPDETLGSRVNALGWAEVRGVTVVVGASPLGSQTSVVDPLRRAARHAGLEILVSVEGRRMIAVVGGLDAATLATPRSGTSSGNAASTSSQAAPHADPLAAARLLADHFGDGPLVCGPRVPHLYAAGRSARDALRGYDAAPAATSCRRPVHSDDLLAARAVSGDDKARRALAARVTAALQPDSVMRETARAYIRLGSLEATARELFVHANTVRYRLGRTHDLTGYDLTCPEDAFAIRLGLMYADLDAARSRPRTRPDASRAAREQPSQV, from the coding sequence ATGGCGGAACCCAGGGTGCCCTCGCGTGAATCTCTGACGGCGATGCGCCGCGGCGTCGGGGCGATGGCGACGTCGGCCGCGGCGCGCGTCGAAGCCGACCACGCCTGGTTCGCCGCGCTCAGCGCCGAGGATCGCAGCTGGATCGGCGTCATCGCGCACGGCGGCATCACGTCGTTCCTGTCGTGGCTCGAGAACCCGCACGTCGAAGGCGCCGGCGCCATCGACGTGTTCGCCGACGCACCAAGCGAACTGACGCGCAGTATCAGCCTCGAACAGACCCTCGACCTGCTGCGCACCGTCATCGAGATCGTCGAGGACGAAGCACCCGCCCTCGCGCGGGCCGACGAACGCGCGGCCGTGCGCGAAGCTGTCCTGCGCTACTCCCGTGAGGTCGCGTTCGGCGCCGCCCACGTCTACGCGCGCGCCGCGGAATCGCGCGGCGCGTGGGATGCACGCCTCGAGTCGCTCGTCGTCGACGCCGTCGTGCGCGGCGAACCCGACGAGACGCTCGGCTCCCGCGTCAATGCCCTCGGCTGGGCCGAGGTGCGCGGCGTCACCGTCGTCGTCGGCGCGAGCCCTCTCGGCAGCCAGACGAGCGTCGTCGACCCACTACGACGCGCCGCGCGTCATGCCGGGCTCGAGATCCTCGTCTCCGTCGAAGGACGGCGGATGATCGCCGTCGTCGGCGGGCTCGACGCGGCCACCCTCGCGACGCCACGCAGCGGCACATCGTCAGGCAATGCAGCAAGCACGTCGTCTCAGGCCGCCCCGCACGCCGACCCGCTCGCCGCGGCGCGACTGCTCGCCGACCACTTCGGCGACGGCCCCCTCGTGTGCGGGCCCCGCGTGCCGCACCTCTATGCGGCGGGCCGCTCTGCACGGGACGCGCTGCGCGGCTACGACGCCGCGCCGGCGGCCACCTCCTGCCGCCGCCCGGTGCACAGCGACGACCTGCTCGCCGCACGCGCCGTCTCCGGTGACGACAAGGCACGCCGCGCGCTCGCCGCACGGGTGACGGCCGCGCTCCAGCCCGATTCGGTCATGCGCGAGACGGCGCGCGCCTACATCCGTCTCGGCTCGCTGGAGGCCACGGCGCGCGAGTTGTTCGTCCATGCGAACACCGTGCGCTACCGCCTGGGGCGCACCCACGACCTCACCGGTTACGACCTCACCTGCCCCGAGGACGCCTTCGCCATCCGACTGGGCCTCATGTACGCCGACCTCGACGCAGCTCGGTCCCGCCCGCGCACCCGGCCGGACGCCTCCCGCGCCGCACGGGAGCAACCCAGCCAGGTGTGA